In one window of Pseudorasbora parva isolate DD20220531a chromosome 7, ASM2467924v1, whole genome shotgun sequence DNA:
- the ttyh1 gene encoding protein tweety homolog 1 isoform X1, protein MAAIATVPNYTPSIWVRLCHAIPRLDLTLQTRDSTFTPDSWEYQQTLLVLSSFSAIALVLSLLVVLSFLIHYCCCHRGEGGRDAEEEEEDDDASGGHGYSGKKGRGICCVTWVSVAAVTLCCVAIGIGFYGNSEANDGMYQLTSSLLTANYTLASIDLLVSDTVAGLQQSVSGPLTSLEDVFGGHKPALVPTRSCRRLSERVMSLLSNLTLGRGLIPIADGFYRANGSESIVGALTPAPPSVAPTLSPSANSIPAPFSPGWAANILMVNEDYRWLSYVLLLLLDLVVCFFILLGLAKQARWLLILMTVLAWLALFLSWGSLGLETATVVALSDFCFDPNTFVLNSTHFNSRTSTDILDYYLTCTRKMNSPFQQILTQSQRALSSIHSHLSSLERDALSRFPKAEKSLREVQQILNTTEGNFHQLVALLNCRGLNKDYVDSLKGLCYDGMEGLLYLSLYSFLSALAFTAILCSLPGAWRSFHSDSEEYEDSDSESEDPFTSHQARRQTATGSQRGALPPFYSYQGAGWTPPFSSAPPLPTPNVSSNGNPGYENLPLSDRQSPPPSYSPSMLTGYGSSQSHPNPAHSRNLYSH, encoded by the exons ATGGCGGCCATAGCAACTGTTCCTAACTACACCCCATCAATATGGGTACGGTTATGCCATGCCATCCCTCGCCTGGACTTGACCCTGCAGACCCGAGACAGCACGTTCACTCCAGACAGCTGGGAGTATCAGCAG ACTCTCCTGGTCCTCTCCAGCTTCTCCGCCATTGCTCTCGTCCTCTCGTTGCTTGTTGTTCTCTCCTTCCTCATCCACTACTGCTGCTGCCATCGTGGTGAGGGGGGCAGGGAtgcagaggaagaggaggaagacgATGATGCCAGCGGTGGCCATGGATACAGTGGAAAAAAAGGGCGGGGTATCTGCTGTGTCACATGGGTATCGGTTGCAGCCGTCACATTGTGTTG TGTTGCCATAGGCATTGGTTTCTACGGCAACAGTGAGGCGAACGATGGGATGTATCAGTTGACCTCATCCTTGCTCACTGCCAATTACACGCTGGCTTCCATCGATCTTTTG GTTTCAGACACGGTGGCCGGGCTGCAGCAGTCTGTCTCAGGACCCTTGACCTCTTTGGAGGATGTGTTCGGAGGACATAAGCCGGCACTTGTGCCCACACGCTCCTGCAGGCGTCTTTCAGAGCGGGTCATGTCTCTCCTCTCCAACCTGACTCTGGGAAGAGGTCTGATCCCCATCGCTGATGGATTTTACAGGGCGAATGGAAGCGAAAGCATAGTAGGAGCACTTACCCCGGCCCCACCTTCTGTAGCCCCCACTCTCAGTCCATCCGCCAACAGCATTCCTGCGCCCTTCTCCCCAGGCTGGGCAGCTAACATCCTCATGGTGAATGAAGACTACAG GTGGCTGTCGTACGTGCTGCTGCTTTTACTGGATCTGGTGGTGTGTTTCTTTATTCTTCTGGGATTAGCCAAACAGGCCCGCTGGCTACTTATTCT GATGACAGTGCTGGCCTGGTTGGCTCTGTTTCTGAGTTGGGGTTCTCTCGGCCTGGAGACGGCCACAGTGGTG gCCCTGAGTGATTTTTGCTTTGACCCAAACACATTTGTGCTTAACTCCACTCACTTCAACTCTAGGACAAGCACAG ACATCCTGGATTATTACCTAACCTGCACCAGGAAAATGAACAGCCCTTTTCAACAG ATACTGACCCAGTCCCAGAGAGCGCTTTCCAGCATCCACTCTCACCTTTCCAGTCTGGAGAGAGACGCCCTCTCACGGTTTCCAAAGGCAGAG AAGTCACTCAGGGAGGTACAGCAGATCCTCAACACCACCGAGGGCAACTTCCACCAGCTGGTAGCACTTCTCAACTGTCGAGGGCTGAACAAG GATTATGTCGACTCTCTGAAAGGCCTGTGCTATGATGGGATGGAGGGGTTGCTCTATCTTTCCCTGTACTCGTTTCTCTCCGCGTTGGCGTTCACAGCTATTCTTTGCTCTCTCCCTGGAGCCTGGAGGAGTTTCCACAG CGATTCAGAGGAATACGAGGACTCCGACAGCGAAAGCGAGGACCCCTTCACTTCTCATCAGGCACGTAGACAGACGGCCACGGGCTCCCAGCGAGGGGCCTTGCCCCCCTTCTATAGTTACCAGGGGGCCGGCTGGACTCCCCCCTTTTCTAGCGCGCCTCCGTTACC
- the ttyh1 gene encoding protein tweety homolog 1 isoform X2, whose product MAAIATVPNYTPSIWVRLCHAIPRLDLTLQTRDSTFTPDSWEYQQTLLVLSSFSAIALVLSLLVVLSFLIHYCCCHRGEGGRDAEEEEEDDDASGGHGYSGKKGRGICCVTWVSVAAVTLCCVAIGIGFYGNSEANDGMYQLTSSLLTANYTLASIDLLVSDTVAGLQQSVSGPLTSLEDVFGGHKPALVPTRSCRRLSERVMSLLSNLTLGRGLIPIADGFYRANGSESIVGALTPAPPSVAPTLSPSANSIPAPFSPGWAANILMVNEDYRWLSYVLLLLLDLVVCFFILLGLAKQARWLLILMTVLAWLALFLSWGSLGLETATVVALSDFCFDPNTFVLNSTHFNSRTSTDILDYYLTCTRKMNSPFQQILTQSQRALSSIHSHLSSLERDALSRFPKAEKSLREVQQILNTTEGNFHQLVALLNCRGLNKDYVDSLKGLCYDGMEGLLYLSLYSFLSALAFTAILCSLPGAWRSFHSDSEEYEDSDSESEDPFTSHQDSKRFLQWQPWL is encoded by the exons ATGGCGGCCATAGCAACTGTTCCTAACTACACCCCATCAATATGGGTACGGTTATGCCATGCCATCCCTCGCCTGGACTTGACCCTGCAGACCCGAGACAGCACGTTCACTCCAGACAGCTGGGAGTATCAGCAG ACTCTCCTGGTCCTCTCCAGCTTCTCCGCCATTGCTCTCGTCCTCTCGTTGCTTGTTGTTCTCTCCTTCCTCATCCACTACTGCTGCTGCCATCGTGGTGAGGGGGGCAGGGAtgcagaggaagaggaggaagacgATGATGCCAGCGGTGGCCATGGATACAGTGGAAAAAAAGGGCGGGGTATCTGCTGTGTCACATGGGTATCGGTTGCAGCCGTCACATTGTGTTG TGTTGCCATAGGCATTGGTTTCTACGGCAACAGTGAGGCGAACGATGGGATGTATCAGTTGACCTCATCCTTGCTCACTGCCAATTACACGCTGGCTTCCATCGATCTTTTG GTTTCAGACACGGTGGCCGGGCTGCAGCAGTCTGTCTCAGGACCCTTGACCTCTTTGGAGGATGTGTTCGGAGGACATAAGCCGGCACTTGTGCCCACACGCTCCTGCAGGCGTCTTTCAGAGCGGGTCATGTCTCTCCTCTCCAACCTGACTCTGGGAAGAGGTCTGATCCCCATCGCTGATGGATTTTACAGGGCGAATGGAAGCGAAAGCATAGTAGGAGCACTTACCCCGGCCCCACCTTCTGTAGCCCCCACTCTCAGTCCATCCGCCAACAGCATTCCTGCGCCCTTCTCCCCAGGCTGGGCAGCTAACATCCTCATGGTGAATGAAGACTACAG GTGGCTGTCGTACGTGCTGCTGCTTTTACTGGATCTGGTGGTGTGTTTCTTTATTCTTCTGGGATTAGCCAAACAGGCCCGCTGGCTACTTATTCT GATGACAGTGCTGGCCTGGTTGGCTCTGTTTCTGAGTTGGGGTTCTCTCGGCCTGGAGACGGCCACAGTGGTG gCCCTGAGTGATTTTTGCTTTGACCCAAACACATTTGTGCTTAACTCCACTCACTTCAACTCTAGGACAAGCACAG ACATCCTGGATTATTACCTAACCTGCACCAGGAAAATGAACAGCCCTTTTCAACAG ATACTGACCCAGTCCCAGAGAGCGCTTTCCAGCATCCACTCTCACCTTTCCAGTCTGGAGAGAGACGCCCTCTCACGGTTTCCAAAGGCAGAG AAGTCACTCAGGGAGGTACAGCAGATCCTCAACACCACCGAGGGCAACTTCCACCAGCTGGTAGCACTTCTCAACTGTCGAGGGCTGAACAAG GATTATGTCGACTCTCTGAAAGGCCTGTGCTATGATGGGATGGAGGGGTTGCTCTATCTTTCCCTGTACTCGTTTCTCTCCGCGTTGGCGTTCACAGCTATTCTTTGCTCTCTCCCTGGAGCCTGGAGGAGTTTCCACAG CGATTCAGAGGAATACGAGGACTCCGACAGCGAAAGCGAGGACCCCTTCACTTCTCATCAG
- the leng9 gene encoding leukocyte receptor cluster member 9, translating to MEFEEERTQENLTEDSDRQIHIDEMKQESTQDICRHFLLGRCHFGDRCRLSHRMLDVSQTTHSEEDDASITEKQSENRKKGGKMNAEKQHIKTKWEGSKKKPRMRTADDVISRIIWDSSVDPADFIVGHLDRFLGVLERPFSEFSWDTQVCDCDFSEELALPRHRIQYFSYKGQRVWDRDSRTDRVFGSTGQTILPPFCSENQQQDTTDTGQHEETTNTADVSNDLEQATELSQEQGETTSINKQELEDAIDHSFTKNDMKRTSDDILLLKQESVPENQKMAATEDLSLNHLAEELSITQKEEQAETVEEWKDSWDGASGPQPELVSSALPQPQSRRPPPRRPTHFICFRVDSPAALLAFQRIQRKVLAHLPQSEPQWVDSATLHITLILLVLKGPEEVSAAADLLRTTVKNSHKPPLSVSFTPKLRHFNGTVLHVTPQPLSDVQSLNSPLQEAFQEKGWLHRHSRCPTYHLTLAKMSDANKDKKTDKIFEGIGAVKLSKDVNFGKLEVNKLYLCVNGHTDTEDGFYQVVCVVQLPNV from the exons ATGGAGTTTGAGGAAGAAAGAACTCAGGAAAACCTCACAGAGGATTCTGACAGACAAATCCACATAG ATGAGATGAAACAAGAATCTACCCAAGACATTTGCCGGCACTTCCTCTTGGGCAGATGTCATTTTGGAGACAGATGTCGACTGTCTCACAG AATGCTTGACGTCTCTCAAACCACACACTCAGAGGAAGATGATGCATCCATCACAGAAAAGCAGAGCGAGAACCGAAAAAAAGGAGGAAAAATGAATGCAGAAAAGCAGCATATAAAGACTAAGTGGGAAG GATCTAAGAAGAAGCCACGCATGCGTACAGCCGATGATGTCATCTCCAGAATTATATGGGACTCCTCAGTGGACCCAGCTGATTTTATAGTTGGTCATCTGGACCGCTTCCTTGGGGTGCTGGAACGCCCATTCTCGGAATTCTCATGGGACACTCAG gtgtgtgactgtgacttCTCTGAGGAGTTGGCTCTCCCTCGTCATAGGATCCAGTATTTCAGCTACAAAGGCCAGCGGGTTTGGGATAGAGACAGTCGCACTGACAGGGTGTTTGGCTCCACTGGGCAGACAATTTTGCCCCCTTTTTGTAGTGAGAATCAGCAGCAAG ACACAACTGACACTGGACAACATGAAGAGACCACCAACACAGCAGATGTCTCAAATGACCTAGAGCAAGCAACTGAACTTTCTCAAGAACAGGGTGAGACAACATCAATCAATAAACAAGAGCTGGAAGATGCCATAGATCACTCATTTACCAAAAATGACATGAAAAGAACCAGTGATGACATCTTACTATTGAAACAAGAATCTGTACCAGAAAACCAAAAGATGGCAGCCACTGAAGATCTCAGTTTGAATCATTTGGCAGAGGAGCTATCCATCACTCAGAAAGAAGAACAGGCTGAAACAGTGGAAGAATGGAAGGACAGCTGGGATGGAGCGAGTGGTCCACAACCAGAGCTGGTATCATCCGCTCTGCCACAACCCCAGTCGAGACGTCCACCACCACGCAGACCCACTCACTTCATCTGCTTCCGCGTGGACTCGCCCGCTGCTCTCCTGGCCTTCCAGCGCATACAGAGAAAGGTTCTCGCGCACCTCCCTCAGTCGGAGCCACAATGGGTGGACTCGGCAACTTTGCACATCACTCTCATTTTGCTTGTTCTCAAGGGCCCAGAGGAAGTCAGTGCTGCTGCTGATCTCCTGCGTACCACAGTCAAGAACTCCCACAAACCCCCTTTATCTGTGTCTTTCACCCCAAAACTAAGGCACTTTAATGGGACTGTTCTCCATGTGACCCCACAACCCCTGTCAGATGTCCAGAGCTTGAATTCCCCTCTCCAAGAAGCCTTCCAGGAGAAGGGCTGGCTTCATCGGCATTCCCGATGCCCTACGTACCATCTCACCCTGGCCAAAATGAGTGATGCCAACAAAGATAAGAAGACAGACAAGATATTTGAAGGGATAGGGGCTGTAAAACTGTCCAAAGATGTGAATTTTGGCAAGCTAGAAGTAAATAAACTCTATCTTTGTGTGAATGGCCACACAGACACAGAGGACGGTTTCTATCAGGTTGTATGTGTTGTGCAGCTGCCCAATGTGTAA